From Pseudovibrio sp. Tun.PSC04-5.I4, a single genomic window includes:
- a CDS encoding cold shock domain-containing protein produces MINGSVEFFNSEQGFGYIQQEGSASQFRVLRASLIRAGIKKLTERQKVRFDTHTDPVSGKIHVNNIEIA; encoded by the coding sequence ATGATCAATGGTTCCGTGGAATTCTTCAATTCTGAACAAGGTTTTGGTTACATACAACAGGAAGGCAGCGCTTCACAGTTTCGCGTTCTCCGCGCATCCCTGATACGCGCTGGGATTAAGAAACTGACCGAACGCCAAAAGGTACGTTTCGACACGCACACAGATCCTGTAAGTGGCAAAATACACGTCAACAATATCGAGATTGCCTAA
- a CDS encoding phage tail tape measure protein codes for MLEAAGVGYVLARALSAPIKAAMDFESAMADVKKVVKFESPDGLKNMTKDIRKLARETPISAEGIASMVAAAGQAGMKAPEALEFAKMAAKIGVAFEMGADVTGESLAKIKTALGLSVGETGKLADAINHLSNTSASSAPDLLNYMRRVGSIGLQYGFTAEQSAAVGSAMIAAGSDAEVSATSFRNVGKALSRGASATGRQRKAYKLLGLDAVKVSKNMQKNAVGTLKAVLGQIRKLPEEVRASTISDLFGDEARAIAPLIENADLLTNALGSVAEETNYLGSAQLEYEARANTTAYAMQRFKNQMTDLAISIGNALLPALVKIMETLEPLITTLSDLAAEYPEVTAAVVALTAGLVALRVAAITARFSLLWLKNGAINAALGIHYAAGVIGAAVVRLRAMFIGAWMMAAIGGGGFWASLITAASAASAAITATVSAIVAAVAAVTAPIWGLIALIVAAIASIALAIYNYWEPISNYISGFASVIWEALLSVLEALGGFASEVAAAVGDWAMKKLIDFGAWLGIDEATIREALDSAITSISESLSSIVETVKAIPAEIGNWISEIFTMNDYSDEAEAQFRDAGSRAGLAIVNAIKDAFDGLFTWFKNLPDMIMDAIGNIDISGLISWPSPPAWLSNLWGGAANDNAVKQNTGIAGARAAGGPIAGGRTYLVGEQGPEFVTPSQSGYVHTASDTANMMAGDGAGATGGQGVSFGDVHFHGVENASDVFDEFAELVEDRLSGLQADQEYAVR; via the coding sequence ATGCTGGAAGCTGCGGGCGTTGGTTATGTGTTAGCACGCGCACTTTCTGCCCCGATCAAGGCTGCTATGGACTTTGAAAGCGCCATGGCGGATGTGAAAAAAGTTGTCAAATTCGAAAGCCCTGATGGGTTGAAGAATATGACGAAAGATATTCGAAAGTTGGCACGAGAGACCCCTATTTCTGCGGAGGGGATTGCATCGATGGTTGCGGCGGCAGGACAGGCCGGAATGAAGGCACCAGAGGCTCTTGAGTTTGCTAAAATGGCAGCAAAAATCGGGGTGGCCTTTGAAATGGGGGCCGATGTGACGGGCGAAAGCCTGGCCAAGATCAAAACGGCTCTGGGATTATCCGTTGGAGAAACCGGTAAGCTTGCAGATGCTATCAATCACCTCTCAAATACGTCAGCAAGTAGCGCTCCCGATCTTCTTAACTACATGCGCCGTGTTGGCTCGATTGGGTTGCAATATGGCTTCACCGCCGAACAATCTGCAGCGGTAGGCTCTGCAATGATTGCAGCAGGTTCTGATGCAGAGGTGTCAGCGACAAGCTTCCGCAATGTTGGCAAGGCACTTTCAAGGGGCGCGAGCGCTACCGGGAGGCAAAGGAAAGCCTATAAGCTTTTGGGCCTTGATGCGGTGAAGGTCAGCAAGAACATGCAAAAGAATGCCGTTGGCACGCTTAAAGCTGTTCTCGGGCAAATTCGCAAACTCCCCGAAGAGGTACGAGCTTCCACGATTTCTGATCTGTTTGGAGATGAGGCGCGGGCTATTGCCCCACTCATCGAGAATGCTGATTTGCTGACGAACGCCCTTGGTTCTGTTGCCGAGGAAACCAACTATTTAGGATCGGCGCAACTGGAGTATGAAGCTCGGGCAAATACAACAGCTTACGCAATGCAACGGTTCAAAAACCAGATGACCGATCTTGCGATTTCTATAGGCAATGCGTTGCTTCCGGCCTTAGTCAAGATAATGGAGACCCTTGAACCTCTTATTACTACTCTGTCTGATCTAGCCGCTGAGTACCCAGAAGTAACGGCCGCTGTTGTTGCATTAACGGCGGGTCTGGTAGCATTAAGGGTTGCGGCAATAACGGCGCGGTTCTCTCTCCTGTGGCTCAAGAACGGAGCTATAAATGCAGCACTTGGAATTCACTATGCAGCGGGGGTCATAGGAGCCGCAGTTGTACGCCTGAGGGCTATGTTTATTGGTGCATGGATGATGGCCGCTATCGGAGGTGGTGGGTTTTGGGCAAGTCTGATTACCGCAGCTTCTGCGGCTTCTGCCGCCATTACTGCGACTGTCTCGGCAATTGTTGCAGCGGTTGCTGCTGTAACAGCTCCCATATGGGGCCTGATTGCTCTGATAGTCGCCGCTATCGCTTCAATAGCTCTGGCGATCTATAATTACTGGGAGCCGATAAGCAATTATATCTCCGGCTTTGCCTCGGTCATCTGGGAGGCTCTCCTGTCAGTTTTAGAAGCTTTGGGCGGCTTTGCCTCTGAAGTCGCTGCAGCTGTTGGGGACTGGGCAATGAAAAAGCTAATCGACTTTGGTGCATGGCTTGGAATTGATGAAGCGACCATCCGTGAAGCTCTTGATTCTGCGATCACAAGTATCTCTGAATCCCTGTCGAGCATTGTTGAGACGGTCAAAGCTATTCCCGCTGAAATAGGCAACTGGATCTCTGAAATTTTTACGATGAATGACTACTCGGATGAAGCGGAAGCTCAGTTCCGAGACGCGGGTTCCAGGGCCGGTCTTGCCATCGTAAACGCAATCAAAGATGCGTTTGATGGTCTTTTCACATGGTTCAAGAACCTACCTGACATGATCATGGATGCGATTGGAAACATTGATATCAGTGGCCTTATCAGTTGGCCAAGCCCTCCGGCATGGCTAAGCAATTTATGGGGCGGGGCTGCAAACGACAATGCTGTGAAACAGAACACTGGAATTGCAGGAGCTCGGGCAGCTGGTGGGCCAATAGCCGGAGGTCGAACCTACCTTGTTGGAGAGCAGGGCCCGGAGTTTGTTACACCTTCGCAGTCAGGCTACGTCCACACCGCCTCAGACACTGCCAATATGATGGCAGGGGATGGAGCTGGCGCAACTGGTGGCCAAGGGGTCAGCTTCGGGGACGTTCATTTCCATGGCGTCGAGAATGCTTCTGACGTGTTCGATGAATTCGCAGAGCTGGTCGAAGATCGACTGTCCGGACTTCAAGCTGATCAAGAATATGCGGTGCGCTGA
- a CDS encoding phage tail protein — protein sequence MDTFPFNADKVSISGKADKAKKAVIGGIKPGEFTGDGGKTISLSGQLLPTRIGGLTELDIADTMRKTGEVFPVMRGDGKRLGNYSIKSSKETHKELERDGIGFVVNYHLVLDQEPDETPHSPDLVNDLLSVFELF from the coding sequence ATGGATACCTTTCCGTTTAACGCGGATAAGGTGTCGATCTCCGGCAAGGCAGATAAAGCCAAGAAGGCTGTCATAGGCGGGATTAAGCCCGGCGAGTTCACCGGTGATGGCGGGAAGACCATCAGCCTTTCCGGCCAATTGTTACCGACCAGAATTGGCGGATTAACAGAGTTGGACATTGCCGACACCATGCGCAAAACGGGCGAGGTATTCCCTGTCATGCGCGGCGATGGAAAGCGGTTGGGCAATTACTCCATCAAGTCTTCAAAAGAAACACACAAAGAGCTTGAACGAGACGGGATCGGGTTTGTGGTCAACTACCATCTGGTGCTTGATCAAGAGCCTGATGAAACGCCGCACTCGCCAGATCTGGTGAATGATCTGCTTTCAGTATTCGAGCTTTTCTAG
- a CDS encoding tail protein X, with the protein MSKKITVTGEGITLDLLLVRAHGWRGQELIHEALQLNPGIAGEGPYLKQGRTVILPALPVQTSKTPAPTIDLFG; encoded by the coding sequence ATGTCCAAGAAGATAACCGTTACAGGTGAAGGCATCACGCTGGACCTGCTGCTGGTGCGCGCTCATGGCTGGCGCGGCCAAGAGCTGATCCATGAAGCTTTGCAGCTCAATCCCGGCATTGCAGGCGAGGGGCCTTATCTGAAGCAAGGAAGGACAGTCATCCTTCCAGCGCTGCCAGTGCAAACCTCAAAAACACCAGCCCCCACCATAGACCTGTTTGGATAA
- a CDS encoding lysozyme, translated as MKSTKTRLAGWVIALIIAFVGTWEGLRTTAYSDIVGVPTICYGETKGVKMGDTATKAECDTILIQSLRRHETGMRRCLKYPDKIPIKTYIAFVSLTYNVGTGNFCRSTARRRLDKGDWAGACKAATWFNRAGGRKVSGLVNRRQAEYKLCMQGARK; from the coding sequence ATGAAATCAACAAAGACCCGCCTTGCAGGTTGGGTAATAGCCCTCATTATTGCCTTTGTCGGCACATGGGAAGGTCTTCGAACCACTGCTTATTCAGACATCGTTGGTGTCCCAACCATCTGCTACGGCGAAACAAAAGGCGTCAAGATGGGTGACACCGCCACAAAGGCTGAATGTGACACCATACTGATCCAGTCTCTAAGACGTCATGAAACCGGTATGAGGCGGTGCTTAAAATACCCGGATAAAATCCCAATCAAGACCTATATTGCGTTTGTATCGCTCACATACAACGTTGGAACAGGCAATTTCTGCAGGTCTACGGCACGGCGGCGGCTGGATAAAGGTGATTGGGCGGGCGCATGCAAAGCTGCCACTTGGTTCAACAGGGCTGGTGGTCGCAAAGTGTCAGGCCTCGTGAACCGAAGGCAGGCTGAATATAAGCTCTGCATGCAAGGTGCTCGTAAATGA
- a CDS encoding pentapeptide repeat-containing protein, whose translation MAISVENLELVLERLCGSTNPFQNVNDGSLGRLKENASLVITYIIENVDKPAKDIRNTLTSPHPDIAVLNEKFKVMQMLLDSCSTGAQSRVKNDWEYRTNSKKEIECTKKWNQLKERLDKLIHPGRPETWLVLSRDEMHGRLELFSRVFPVIERHNHVLPKGVDLSHTHLRGANLNSSHFPYASFVNCDLEGVTFNGTSLVHSDFRLARFRRNVFYRCDFRDVNFTGIDYEAGQLDGDFPRNYNIRGLDSAYGNDLFLRDLKDQSYIDTLKREVIDRYERNVLSKGDVVRSIQKADLPWFSRQIFLLQYISLVPYLIFALPIHTLWAIFVATRSRETSLYELRLLGLWRMINYGRDIGKTALISIGVALGFGLLFSVLSLNGFALVNYSDGSLVNMIWYKQILTNLYFSVVTFTTLGFGDVTPVAAGVIGKLVVMWEVVLGYINLGLLISILANKVARRA comes from the coding sequence ATGGCTATTTCAGTAGAGAATTTAGAGTTGGTTCTGGAAAGGCTTTGCGGATCAACCAATCCCTTTCAGAATGTTAACGACGGAAGCTTGGGTCGTCTTAAGGAAAATGCGTCACTCGTAATTACGTATATTATTGAGAATGTAGACAAGCCAGCCAAGGACATTAGAAACACATTGACCTCTCCACACCCTGACATTGCGGTTTTGAATGAAAAATTTAAAGTTATGCAGATGCTCTTAGATTCTTGTAGTACAGGAGCACAGTCAAGAGTGAAAAACGATTGGGAGTATAGAACAAACAGCAAAAAGGAGATCGAATGCACAAAAAAATGGAATCAGTTGAAAGAGCGCCTCGACAAACTGATACATCCTGGTCGCCCTGAGACGTGGCTTGTATTATCCAGAGATGAAATGCATGGTCGCCTGGAGCTATTTTCAAGGGTGTTTCCCGTAATTGAACGACATAATCATGTTTTACCTAAGGGGGTTGATCTATCGCACACCCATTTGCGTGGTGCCAACCTGAATAGTTCTCATTTCCCCTACGCTAGCTTCGTCAACTGCGACCTTGAGGGTGTCACCTTCAACGGTACTTCTTTGGTTCATTCTGACTTTAGGCTTGCTAGGTTTAGGCGCAACGTTTTCTATCGCTGTGACTTTAGGGATGTAAATTTTACAGGTATTGATTACGAAGCCGGGCAGCTGGATGGAGATTTTCCGAGGAACTATAACATCAGAGGCTTAGACTCCGCTTATGGCAACGATTTATTTCTGCGTGACCTAAAGGATCAATCATATATCGACACCTTAAAAAGGGAAGTTATCGATAGATATGAAAGGAATGTTCTAAGCAAAGGAGATGTGGTGAGGAGTATTCAGAAAGCTGACTTGCCTTGGTTTAGCCGCCAGATCTTTCTGCTCCAGTACATATCCTTAGTGCCATACCTGATATTTGCGCTACCTATTCACACACTCTGGGCTATATTTGTCGCAACTCGTTCCAGAGAAACGTCTCTCTATGAACTCCGCCTCTTGGGTTTGTGGAGGATGATAAACTACGGTCGCGATATTGGAAAAACTGCGCTTATTAGCATTGGGGTTGCTCTTGGGTTTGGATTGCTATTTTCAGTTCTAAGTTTAAATGGCTTTGCGCTTGTAAATTACTCAGATGGGTCCTTGGTTAATATGATTTGGTACAAACAGATTCTAACTAATTTGTACTTTTCGGTCGTTACATTTACGACGTTAGGATTCGGTGACGTTACACCGGTGGCAGCCGGGGTGATAGGAAAGCTTGTCGTTATGTGGGAAGTCGTCTTAGGATATATAAACTTGGGGTTACTGATTTCAATTTTGGCAAACAAGGTTGCTCGACGCGCCTAA